The DNA sequence CCGCGCCCGCATCCTCGAAGGCGCGGACCATCTGCATCACGTTCAGTGCCTCGCCAAAGCCGGTATCGCCGTCGACGAGGATCGGCAGTTCCGATGCCCGCGCGATCTGGCGGATGAAGAAGCAGACATCGTCGATGGTGGTAATGCCGAGGTCCGGCAGGCCCATCGATGCCGACATGGCCGCGCCCGAAAGGTAGACCCCGTCAAACCCCGCGGCCTTGGCCTGCAGCGAGGACAGGCCGTTGTAGGCCCCCGGAAGGCGCAGGATGCCGGGCCGCTCCACCAGTTCGCGGAACCGCTCGCCGGCGGGCTGGGTGGGCAGGTCTGCGCCGACGAGATAGGTCATTCAGGCCCCTTCAGAACTTCATCGAGAACGGATCGCGGCGGTCGCCGGAATAGTCGATGAACACGGTCTTGGTCTGCAGCCATTCGAGCAGGCCGGCGTGGCCGCGAACCCGGCCATAGCCGGAATCCTTCATGCCGCCGAACGGAACCTGCGGGGCGGCCTGGCGGTAGGTGTTGACCCAGACCACGCCCGACTTGATCGCCCGCATCATTCGCATGCAGCGGTTGATATCCTGCGACCACACGCCCGAGGCGAGGCCATAGGGCGTATCGTTGGCGATCTGCACCGCCTCTTCCTCGTCATCGAAGGGGATGATCGAAAGGACGGGGCCGAAGATCTCTTCGGCGGCGACCTTCATGTCGTTGCGAACGTCGGCAAAGATCGTCGGCTGGACGAAGAAGCCCTTTTCCAGCCCCGGGCCATCGGCGCGCCCGCCGCCGGCAACCAGCCGCGCGCCATCGCCACGGGCAGCCTCAATGAAGGAGAGGATCTTGTTGAACTGCGGCTCGTTGGCGGCAGTGCCCATCTCGGTTTCGGCAAGGCGCGGATCGCCCATGCGGATTTGCGCGGCGCGCGCAGCCAGGCCTTCGACCATGCGGTCATAGACACCGCGCTGGACGAGCAGGCGGCTTCCGGCGATGCAGGTCTGGCCGGTTGCACCGAAAATGCCGGCGAGCGCACCGATCAGCGCCCGGTCGAAATCGCAATCGTCGAACACGATGTTGGGCGATTTGCCACCCAGCTCAAGGCACACCGGCTTGAGGTTCGCCGCCCCGGCAGCGGCAATCGCGCGGCCAACGCCCGGGCTGCCGGTGAAGCTGATCTTGTCCACCCGCGGATCGGAGGTCAGCGCCGCACCCACCTCTCCCGCACCGGTGACGACCTGGAACACGCCCGCCGGGAATCCGGCCTTCTCGACCAGCCGGGCGATCTCCAGCGTGGTGACCGAGGCGTGCTCGCTCGGCTTGGCGATCACGCAGTTGCCCGCCGCCAGTGCCGCCGGCATGGTGTTGCACAGGATGGCAACCGGCGAGTTCCAGGCCGTGACGCAGGCGATCACGCCGAAGGGCTCACGCACGGCAAGGCCCGCGGTATCCGCGACGTCGAGCGGCACGACATCACCCGTCACCTTGTCTGCCCAGCTGGCGTAATAGCGGAACAGGCGGGCGGCATAGCCCATCTGGTTCGACGTTTCGCGGATGACCTTGCCGTTGTCGGTGGTCTCCAGCAGGGCGAGGCGCGCGGCATCGGCGTCGATCAGGTCGGCAAGCTTGTTGAGCAGCGCGGCGCGCGCGCCCGGAAGGGCGCTGCCCCAGGCCGGCGCGGCACGGCGGGCCGCAGCGACCGCCTCGGCAACGTCGCCAGCCGTGGCGATCGGGATATGCGCATGGACTTCCTGGTTGAAGGGATTCACCGCCGGAATGGTCTCGCCGCCAGCGGCGTCGCGCCACTTGCCATCGATGAAGAGCTGGTATGTCTGCGCCATTCCTGTTTCCTTCGCGGTGCGGTGGCGGCTGTCAACAGTTGACTGCCGCGCCAATATGATACTTATCCGGTGCCATTATGTTTAGCGCATTGACCCCATCGCAGGCCATTGGCGAATTGGCTGCCACACTCCGCCTCGGCGATGTTGCCCCCGCGGTGGTGGCCCGGGCCAAGCTGCATATCCTCGATGCGCTGGGACTGGGGCTGGCATCGAGCGTGCAGGACTTCGGCCGGTCGGTGATGGCGGGAACGCTGGCCATGGCGGGCGAGGGTCCCTGTTCGGTAATTGGCCGGTCCGAAAGACTGCCCTTGCGCGATGCCGCCATGGTCAATGGCACGCTGGTTCACGGGCTCGATTTCGACGATACGCACCTTGCCTCGATCATCCACGCCACCGCGACTGCGCTGCCCGCGGCGCTGGCCCTGGGCGAAGCGCTGGATGCCAGCGGGGCAGACATGCTGGCGGCGTTCGTTGCCGGGGCCGAAACCGCCATCCGCGTGGGTCTGGCCGTTGATGGCGGGTTCCATCACACCGGGCATCACGCCACGTCGATGGTCAGCCATTTTGCCAGCGCGGTTACGGCGGGGCGGCTGCTGGGCCTTTCCGGCATGGCCATCGGCGCAGCACAGGGCATCGCCGGATCGACCGCTTCGGGCATCCAGGTATTCCTTGAAGAAGGCGCCTGGAC is a window from the Novosphingobium sp. TH158 genome containing:
- a CDS encoding aldehyde dehydrogenase, which encodes MAQTYQLFIDGKWRDAAGGETIPAVNPFNQEVHAHIPIATAGDVAEAVAAARRAAPAWGSALPGARAALLNKLADLIDADAARLALLETTDNGKVIRETSNQMGYAARLFRYYASWADKVTGDVVPLDVADTAGLAVREPFGVIACVTAWNSPVAILCNTMPAALAAGNCVIAKPSEHASVTTLEIARLVEKAGFPAGVFQVVTGAGEVGAALTSDPRVDKISFTGSPGVGRAIAAAGAANLKPVCLELGGKSPNIVFDDCDFDRALIGALAGIFGATGQTCIAGSRLLVQRGVYDRMVEGLAARAAQIRMGDPRLAETEMGTAANEPQFNKILSFIEAARGDGARLVAGGGRADGPGLEKGFFVQPTIFADVRNDMKVAAEEIFGPVLSIIPFDDEEEAVQIANDTPYGLASGVWSQDINRCMRMMRAIKSGVVWVNTYRQAAPQVPFGGMKDSGYGRVRGHAGLLEWLQTKTVFIDYSGDRRDPFSMKF